The Pyrus communis chromosome 2, drPyrComm1.1, whole genome shotgun sequence genome includes a window with the following:
- the LOC137725893 gene encoding methylcrotonoyl-CoA carboxylase beta chain, mitochondrial isoform X2, giving the protein MLSILMRKSVASASRKSLAALQIAQTSRNYSLGVLPDGVDRNSEAFSRNSKTMDVLISDLQSHIQKVLGGGGTVAVKRNKSRNKLLPRERIDRLLDPGASFLELSQLAGHELYEESLPSAGIITGIGPVHGRLCMFVANDPTVKGGTYYPITVKKHLRAQEIASHCKLPCIYLVDSGGAFLPKQAEVFPDRENFGRIFYNQSIMSAEGIPQIALVLGSCTAGGAYIPAMADESVMVKGNGTIFLAGPPLVKAATGEEVSAEDLGGASVHCKTSGVSDYFAQDELHGLALGRNIIKNLHMAGRSLKSGLQNINSEYKEPLYDVKELRFIAPTEHKQQFDIRSVIARIVDGSEFDEFKKLYGTTLVTGFGRIFGQPVGIIGNNGILFNESALKGAHFIELCTQRNIPLVFLQNITGFMVGSRSEAIGIAKSGAKMVMAVSCAKVPKVTIIIGGSFGAGNYAMCGRAYSPDFMYLWPNAKISVMGGAQMIPWTMSLTAGFRCRMTSFFVIEILRLLVSLLKSKGATRRRKELSGTRKKRRNSRQR; this is encoded by the exons ATGCTCAGCATATTGATGAGAAAATCAGTAGCTTCGGCTTCACGGAAATCACTCGCCGCATTGCAAATCGCACAAACAAGTAGGAATTACAGCCTCGGAGTCCTTCCCGATGGCGTCGATCGGAACTCCGAGGCCTTCTCTCGCAACTCCAAGACCATGGACGTCCTGATCTCCGACCTCCAATCGCACATCCAAAAG GTTCTTGGCGGAGGAGGAACTGTAGCTGTGAAGAGAAACAAGAGCAGAAACAAGCTTCTCCCAAGAGAACGCATTGATCGACTGCTCGACCCCGGCGCTTCTTTTCTCGAGCTTTCTCAG cTTGCAGGACATGAATTGTATGAAGAATCCTTACCATCTGCTGGGATCATTACTGGAATAGGTCCGGTCCATGGACGGCTTTGTATGTTTGTAGCTAATGATCCTACCGTGAAGGGTGGGACTTACTACCCCATCACAGTTAAGAAACACCTCAGGGCACAAGAGATTGCCTCTCACTGCAAATTGCCGTGTATATACCTTGTCGATAGTGGGGGTGCTTTCCTCCCCAAGCAGGCAGAGGTCTTTCCTGACAGGGAGAATTTTGGTAGGATTTTCTACAATCAAAGTATAATGTCTGCTGAAGGCATTCCTCAAATTGCGTTGGTATTAGGCTCCTGCACTGCTGGCGGTGCATATATTCCTGCGATGGCGGATGAAAGTGTGATGGTCAAAGGAAATGGTACCATATTTCTGGCAGGACCCCCACTTGTGAAG GCTGCTACTGGAGAAGAAGTATCTGCAGAGGATTTGGGGGGTGCTAGTGTGCATTGCAAGACATCAGGAGTTTCAGACTACTTTGCTCAAG ATGAACTCCATGGACTTGCTCTTGGaagaaatattattaagaacttGCACATGGCTGGGAGAAGCTTGAAAAGCGGGTTGCAAAACATAAACTCTGAATATAAGGAACCATTATATGATGTGAAGGAGCTTCGATTCATCGCGCCCACAGAGCATAAGCAACAGTTCGATATCCGATCGGTTATTGCTCGCATTGTTGATGGAAGTGAATTTGATGAATTCAAGAAATTGTATGGCACT ACTCTTGTAACAGGTTTTGGTAGAATCTTTGGGCAGCCTGTGGGAATTATCGGAAACAATGGAATACTATTTAATGAGTCTGCTCTAAAAGGGGCACATTTCATTGAATTATGTACTCAACGAaacattcctttggtcttcctTCAGAATATCACTGGATTTATG GTTGGTTCGAGATCTGAGGCAATTGGTATAGCAAAATCTGGAGCAAAAATGGTGATGGCAGTTTCTTGTGCCAAG GTTCCAAAGGTAACTATCATCATTGGTGGAAGCTTTGGTGCCGGCAATTATGCAATGTGTGGTCGTGCTTATAGTCCTGATTTCATGTACCTTTGGCCGAATGCCAAAATATCCGTGATGGGTGGTGCTCAG ATGATTCCTTGGACCATGTCACTGACAGCTGGCTTTAGGTGTAGAATGACATCTTTTTTCGTTATTGAAATACTCAGGCTGCTGGTGTCCTTGCTCAAATCGAAAGGggcaacaagaagaagaaaggaattGAG TGGgacaaggaagaagaggagaaattCAAGGCAAAGGTAG
- the LOC137726340 gene encoding pentatricopeptide repeat-containing protein At4g33990, giving the protein MLRLVPTCRGRHVSKFLSSLRLCCQSFSSATNTLQLPSDGFANDNRNDNIDFLFHSCTNVHHAKQLHAYLVVLGKSQNIFLAAKLVNRYAYLGNVSFSRRTFDSIPRKDVYTWNSMVSAYVRSGRFCEALDCFSQFSLTSDLHPDFYTFPPVLKACENLVDGKKIHCRVLKLGLEWDVFVAASLIHMYSRFGFIYVARKLFDDMPFRDTGSWNAMISGFCQNANAADALDVLVEMRMEGIKMDRVTVASLLTACAQSNDISSGMLIHLYVIKHGLDFDLFVCNALINMYSKFGSLGHARRIFDQMEVRDLVSWNSIIAAYEQNNDPITALELFNAMQLLGIQPDFLTLVSLASILAQLSDSEKSKSVHGFILRRDWFVEDVVIGNAVVDMYAKLGVIDSARTVFEGLPTKDAVSWNTLITGYAQNGHASEAIEVYRRMQQCEEIIPNHGTWVSILPAYTHVGALQQGMKVHGRVIKNRLYSDVFVGTCLIDMYGKCGRLDDALFLFSQVPRKSSVPWNALISCHGVHGHGEKALQLFNDMLDEGVEPDHVTFVSLMAACSHSGLVDEGQSFFHMMQEQYGIKPSLKHYGCMVDLLGRAGHLNKAYSFIENMSVRPDASVWGALLGACRIHGNVEMGKIASERLFEVDSENVGYYVLLSNIYANFGKWEGVEKVRSLARNRGLMKTPGWSSIEVNNNVDVFYTANQSHPRCEEIYEKLRDLTARMKSLGYIPDFSFVLQDVEDDEKEHILNSHSERLAIAFGIISTAPKTPIRIFKNLRVCGDCHNATKFISVITEREIIVRDSNRFHHFKDGTCSCGDYW; this is encoded by the exons ATGTTGAG GTTGGTGCCCACCTGCAGAGGTAGGCATGTTTCCAAATTTTTGTCCTCACTTCGACTTTGTTGTCAATCGTTCTCGTCAGCTACAAATACTTTGCAGCTGCCATCAGATGGCTTTGCGAATGATAACAGAAACGATAATATCGATTTTCTATTCCACTCCTGCACAAATGTTCACCATGCTAAGCAACTCCATGCTTATCTTGTGGTGTTGGGAAAATCTCAGAATATCTTTCTTGCTGCCAAGCTTGTCAATCGTTATGCCTACCTTGGCAACGTGTCATTCTCTCGCCGCACATTTGATTCGATACCAAGGAAAGATGTCTATACCTGGAATTCCATGGTATCTGCTTATGTTCGCAGTGGGCGGTTCTGTGAAGCTTTAGATTGTTTCTCTCAGTTTTCGTTGACTTCTGATCTTCATCCTGATTTCTACACCTTTCCTCCTGTCTTGAAAGCTTGTGAGAATCTGGTTGATGGGAAGAAGATACACTGTCGAGTTCTAAAGCTGGGGTTGGAATGGGATGTCTTCGTGGCCGCTTCTTTGATCCATATGTATTCCCGTTTTGGTTTTATTTACGTTGCTCGTAAATTGTTTGATGATATGCCATTTCGAGATACAGGGTCTTGGAATGCAatgatttctgggttttgtcaGAATGCAAATGCAGCAGACGCGTTGGATGTCCTGGTTGAAATGAGAATGGAGGGGATAAAGATGGATCGCGTAACTGTCGCAAGTCTGCTTACTGCTTGTGCTCAATCAAATGACATCTCAAGTGGGATGCTGATTCATTTATATGTCATAAAGCATGGACTAGACTTTGATCTGTTTGTATGCAATGCCTTGATTAACATGTACTCCAAATTTGGTAGCTTGGGACATGCACGAAGGATTTTTGATCAAATGGAGGTTAGAGATTTAGTTTCATGGAACTCAATAATTGCTGCATATGAGCAGAATAATGATCCAATCACTGCACTTGAATTATTTAACGCCATGCAACTGCTTGGAATTCAGCCCGATTTTTTAACACTAGTGAGTTTGGCTTCAATTTTAGCTCAATTAAGTGACTCTGAAAAGAGTAAGTCTGTTCATGGATTCATCTTGAGGAGAGATTGGTTTGTGGAAGATGTTGTCATTGGAAATGCAGTTGTGGATATGTATGCTAAATTGGGTGTTATAGATTCCGCACGTACTGTTTTTGAAGGACTTCCTACCAAGGATGCTGTTTCATGGAATACTTTGATCACAGGCTATGCTCAAAATGGTCACGCAAGTGAAGCAATTGAAGTGTACCGCAGGATGCAACAATGTGAAGAAATAATTCCAAACCATGGAACTTGGGTTAGCATTCTACCAGCATATACCCACGTAGGAGCCTTGCAACAAGGGATGAAAGTACATGGACGGGTGATTAAGAACCGTCTCTACTCAGATGTATTTGTGGGAACCTGCCTGATTGACATGTATGGAAAATGTGGAAGACTAGATGATGCATTGTTTCTGTTCTCCCAAGTTCCTAGGAAGAGTTCGGTCCCTTGGAATGCTTTAATTTCGTGTCATGGAGTTCACGGGCATGGTGAGAAAGCTCTGCAGCTATTCAATGATATGCTAGATGAGGGGGTCGAGCCAGATCATGTCACCTTTGTATCTTTAATGGCAGCGTGTAGCCATTCAGGTTTGGTCGATGAAGGTCAATCATTCTTTCATATGATGCAGGAACAATACGGAATCAAGCCTAGTTTGAAGCACTATGGCTGCATGGTTGATTTGCTTGGTAGAGCCGGGCATTTAAACAAGGCATATAGTTTTATAGAGAATATGTCTGTACGGCCTGATGCTTCTGTGTGGGGTGCTCTACTCGGCGCTTGTAGAATACATGGAAATGTTGAAATGGGCAAGATTGCTTCAGAACGCTTGTTTGAAGTTGATTCAGAGAACGTGGGTTACTATGTTTTGTTGTCAAACATATACGCAAATTTCGGGAAATGGGAAGGTGTAGAGAAAGTGAGATCTCTGGCCAGAAATCGGGGATTGATGAAGACTCCAGGATGGAGCTCAATAGAAGTGAACAATAACGTTGATGTCTTCTACACTGCAAATCAATCGCATCCAAGGTGCGAAGAAATATACGAGAAGCTGAGGGATCTAACCGCCAGAATGAAGAGCCTCGGTTACATTCCTGACTTCAGCTTCGTGTTGCAGGATGTCGAGGATGACGAGAAAGAGCACATCCTCAACAGCCACAGTGAGAGATTGGCAATTGCATTCGGAATCATCAGTACAGCCCCGAAAACACCCATTCGGATCTTCAAGAACTTGCGGGTTTGCGGCGATTGCCACAACGCAACGAAATTCATATCGGTAATCACGGAGAGGGAGATCATTGTGAGGGATTCTAAccgttttcatcattttaaagATGGAACTTGCTCTTGTGGGGATTATTGGTGA
- the LOC137725893 gene encoding methylcrotonoyl-CoA carboxylase beta chain, mitochondrial isoform X3, translating into MLSILMRKSVASASRKSLAALQIAQTSRNYSLGVLPDGVDRNSEAFSRNSKTMDVLISDLQSHIQKVLGGGGTVAVKRNKSRNKLLPRERIDRLLDPGASFLELSQLAGHELYEESLPSAGIITGIGPVHGRLCMFVANDPTVKGGTYYPITVKKHLRAQEIASHCKLPCIYLVDSGGAFLPKQAEVFPDRENFGRIFYNQSIMSAEGIPQIALVLGSCTAGGAYIPAMADESVMVKGNGTIFLAGPPLVKAATGEEVSAEDLGGASVHCKTSGVSDYFAQDELHGLALGRNIIKNLHMAGRSLKSGLQNINSEYKEPLYDVKELRFIAPTEHKQQFDIRSVIARIVDGSEFDEFKKLYGTTLVTGFGRIFGQPVGIIGNNGILFNESALKGAHFIELCTQRNIPLVFLQNITGFMVGSRSEAIGIAKSGAKMVMAVSCAKVPKVTIIIGGSFGAGNYAMCGRAYSPDFMYLWPNAKISVMGGAQTV; encoded by the exons ATGCTCAGCATATTGATGAGAAAATCAGTAGCTTCGGCTTCACGGAAATCACTCGCCGCATTGCAAATCGCACAAACAAGTAGGAATTACAGCCTCGGAGTCCTTCCCGATGGCGTCGATCGGAACTCCGAGGCCTTCTCTCGCAACTCCAAGACCATGGACGTCCTGATCTCCGACCTCCAATCGCACATCCAAAAG GTTCTTGGCGGAGGAGGAACTGTAGCTGTGAAGAGAAACAAGAGCAGAAACAAGCTTCTCCCAAGAGAACGCATTGATCGACTGCTCGACCCCGGCGCTTCTTTTCTCGAGCTTTCTCAG cTTGCAGGACATGAATTGTATGAAGAATCCTTACCATCTGCTGGGATCATTACTGGAATAGGTCCGGTCCATGGACGGCTTTGTATGTTTGTAGCTAATGATCCTACCGTGAAGGGTGGGACTTACTACCCCATCACAGTTAAGAAACACCTCAGGGCACAAGAGATTGCCTCTCACTGCAAATTGCCGTGTATATACCTTGTCGATAGTGGGGGTGCTTTCCTCCCCAAGCAGGCAGAGGTCTTTCCTGACAGGGAGAATTTTGGTAGGATTTTCTACAATCAAAGTATAATGTCTGCTGAAGGCATTCCTCAAATTGCGTTGGTATTAGGCTCCTGCACTGCTGGCGGTGCATATATTCCTGCGATGGCGGATGAAAGTGTGATGGTCAAAGGAAATGGTACCATATTTCTGGCAGGACCCCCACTTGTGAAG GCTGCTACTGGAGAAGAAGTATCTGCAGAGGATTTGGGGGGTGCTAGTGTGCATTGCAAGACATCAGGAGTTTCAGACTACTTTGCTCAAG ATGAACTCCATGGACTTGCTCTTGGaagaaatattattaagaacttGCACATGGCTGGGAGAAGCTTGAAAAGCGGGTTGCAAAACATAAACTCTGAATATAAGGAACCATTATATGATGTGAAGGAGCTTCGATTCATCGCGCCCACAGAGCATAAGCAACAGTTCGATATCCGATCGGTTATTGCTCGCATTGTTGATGGAAGTGAATTTGATGAATTCAAGAAATTGTATGGCACT ACTCTTGTAACAGGTTTTGGTAGAATCTTTGGGCAGCCTGTGGGAATTATCGGAAACAATGGAATACTATTTAATGAGTCTGCTCTAAAAGGGGCACATTTCATTGAATTATGTACTCAACGAaacattcctttggtcttcctTCAGAATATCACTGGATTTATG GTTGGTTCGAGATCTGAGGCAATTGGTATAGCAAAATCTGGAGCAAAAATGGTGATGGCAGTTTCTTGTGCCAAG GTTCCAAAGGTAACTATCATCATTGGTGGAAGCTTTGGTGCCGGCAATTATGCAATGTGTGGTCGTGCTTATAGTCCTGATTTCATGTACCTTTGGCCGAATGCCAAAATATCCGTGATGGGTGGTGCTCAG ACAGTATAG
- the LOC137725217 gene encoding ABSCISIC ACID-INSENSITIVE 5-like protein 5 translates to MGSNFNFKSFGEAPPVEGNGGRAAGSFGLARQSSVYSLTFDEFQNTIGGLGKDYGSMNMDELLKNIWTAEETQGMTATSGVGGEVNAPGGNLQRQGSLTLPRTLSQKTVDEVWKNLIRETTDYKYNNVAAGSNLPQRQQTLGEMTLEDFLVKAGVVREDIQPPVVRPNNGGFYGEIYRPNNNVGLASGFQQPNISNGILGNRVADNKNSVPNQSPTLALNVGGVRTSQQQTLQLPPQQQPLFPKPTTMAFAPSMHLVNNAQLSSPRTRGPMAGVVEPTMNTAFSQAGGFPGAGIGVVGLGTGGGAVATRSPANQISPDVIAKSSGDTSSLSPVPYMFNRGRKCSGAVEKVVERRQRRMIKNRESAARSRARKQAYTLELEVEVAKLKEMNEELQKKQEEIMEVQKDQMLETMKRQGGGKRQCLRRTLTGPW, encoded by the exons ATGGGGTCTAATTTCAACTTCAAGAGTTTTGGTGAAGCACCACCAGTGGAAGGAAATGGTGGGAGGGCAGCAGGAAGTTTTGGATTGGCGCGGCAGTCTTCGGTGTACTCATTGACGTTTGATGAGTTCCAGAACACGATAGGTGGACTTGGGAAGGATTATGGATCAATGAACATGGATGAACTGTTGAAAAATATATGGACCGCTGAGGAGACTCAAGGCATGACGGCTACTTCTGGGGTCGGAGGGGAAGTAAATGCCCCGGGGGGTAATTTGCAGAGACAAGGTTCGTTAACGTTGCCGCGAACGCTTAGTCAGAAAACGGTTGATGAGGTTTGGAAAAATTTGATTAGAGAGACTACTGATTATAAGTATAATAATGTTGCTGCCGGTTCGAATTTGCCACAGAGACAACAAACTTTGGGAGAGATGACCTTGGAGGACTTTCTGGTGAAAGCAGGGGTCGTGAGAGAAGATATACAGCCACCAGTTGTAAGGCCTAATAATGGTGGATTCTATGGTGAAATATACCGTCCTAATAACAACGTTGGTTTAGCTTCCGGCTTTCAACAACCGAATATAAGCAACGGTATTTTGGGGAATCGAGTTGCGGACAACAAAAATTCAGTTCCAAATCAGTCTCCTACTTTAGCACTTAATGTTGGTGGAGTGAGAACTTCTCAGCAACAAACGCTGCAGTTGCCCCCACAACAGCAGCCACTCTTCCCCAAGCCTACAACCATGGCGTTTGCCCCTTCTATGCATTTGGTAAACAATGCTCAGCTAAGTAGCCCAAGAACTAGGGGACCAATGGCTGGGGTTGTGGAACCTACTATGAACACCGCTTTCTCTCAAGCTGGAGGGTTTCCGGGTGCAGGAATTGGCGTGGTTGGTTTGGGCACTGGGGGCGGTGCAGTTGCAACAAGATCTCCTGCAAATCAGATATCACCGGATGTAATTGCTAAGAGCAGTGGGGATACATCCTCATTGTCGCCGGTACCTTACATGTTTAACCGGGGAAGGAAGTGCAGTGGAGCTGTGGAGAAAGTAGTTGAGAGAAGGCAAAGGAGAATGATAAAAAACAGAGAATCTGCTGCAAGGTCTCGCGCTCGTAAACAG GCCTATACCTTAGAACTAGAAGTAGAAGTTGCAAAACTTAAAGAAATGAACGAAGAATTACAGAAAAAACAG GAGGAAATTATGGAAGTGCAGAAAGATCAG ATGTTGGAGACAATGAAGCGGCAAGGGGGAGGCAAAAGGCAATGCTTACGACGAACATTGACAGGCCCTTGGTAA
- the LOC137725893 gene encoding methylcrotonoyl-CoA carboxylase beta chain, mitochondrial isoform X1, whose translation MLSILMRKSVASASRKSLAALQIAQTSRNYSLGVLPDGVDRNSEAFSRNSKTMDVLISDLQSHIQKVLGGGGTVAVKRNKSRNKLLPRERIDRLLDPGASFLELSQLAGHELYEESLPSAGIITGIGPVHGRLCMFVANDPTVKGGTYYPITVKKHLRAQEIASHCKLPCIYLVDSGGAFLPKQAEVFPDRENFGRIFYNQSIMSAEGIPQIALVLGSCTAGGAYIPAMADESVMVKGNGTIFLAGPPLVKAATGEEVSAEDLGGASVHCKTSGVSDYFAQDELHGLALGRNIIKNLHMAGRSLKSGLQNINSEYKEPLYDVKELRFIAPTEHKQQFDIRSVIARIVDGSEFDEFKKLYGTTLVTGFGRIFGQPVGIIGNNGILFNESALKGAHFIELCTQRNIPLVFLQNITGFMVGSRSEAIGIAKSGAKMVMAVSCAKVPKVTIIIGGSFGAGNYAMCGRAYSPDFMYLWPNAKISVMGGAQAAGVLAQIERGNKKKKGIEWDKEEEEKFKAKVVEAYEREGNSYYSTARLWDDGIIDPADTRKVIGLSISASMNRDPEETKYGVFRM comes from the exons ATGCTCAGCATATTGATGAGAAAATCAGTAGCTTCGGCTTCACGGAAATCACTCGCCGCATTGCAAATCGCACAAACAAGTAGGAATTACAGCCTCGGAGTCCTTCCCGATGGCGTCGATCGGAACTCCGAGGCCTTCTCTCGCAACTCCAAGACCATGGACGTCCTGATCTCCGACCTCCAATCGCACATCCAAAAG GTTCTTGGCGGAGGAGGAACTGTAGCTGTGAAGAGAAACAAGAGCAGAAACAAGCTTCTCCCAAGAGAACGCATTGATCGACTGCTCGACCCCGGCGCTTCTTTTCTCGAGCTTTCTCAG cTTGCAGGACATGAATTGTATGAAGAATCCTTACCATCTGCTGGGATCATTACTGGAATAGGTCCGGTCCATGGACGGCTTTGTATGTTTGTAGCTAATGATCCTACCGTGAAGGGTGGGACTTACTACCCCATCACAGTTAAGAAACACCTCAGGGCACAAGAGATTGCCTCTCACTGCAAATTGCCGTGTATATACCTTGTCGATAGTGGGGGTGCTTTCCTCCCCAAGCAGGCAGAGGTCTTTCCTGACAGGGAGAATTTTGGTAGGATTTTCTACAATCAAAGTATAATGTCTGCTGAAGGCATTCCTCAAATTGCGTTGGTATTAGGCTCCTGCACTGCTGGCGGTGCATATATTCCTGCGATGGCGGATGAAAGTGTGATGGTCAAAGGAAATGGTACCATATTTCTGGCAGGACCCCCACTTGTGAAG GCTGCTACTGGAGAAGAAGTATCTGCAGAGGATTTGGGGGGTGCTAGTGTGCATTGCAAGACATCAGGAGTTTCAGACTACTTTGCTCAAG ATGAACTCCATGGACTTGCTCTTGGaagaaatattattaagaacttGCACATGGCTGGGAGAAGCTTGAAAAGCGGGTTGCAAAACATAAACTCTGAATATAAGGAACCATTATATGATGTGAAGGAGCTTCGATTCATCGCGCCCACAGAGCATAAGCAACAGTTCGATATCCGATCGGTTATTGCTCGCATTGTTGATGGAAGTGAATTTGATGAATTCAAGAAATTGTATGGCACT ACTCTTGTAACAGGTTTTGGTAGAATCTTTGGGCAGCCTGTGGGAATTATCGGAAACAATGGAATACTATTTAATGAGTCTGCTCTAAAAGGGGCACATTTCATTGAATTATGTACTCAACGAaacattcctttggtcttcctTCAGAATATCACTGGATTTATG GTTGGTTCGAGATCTGAGGCAATTGGTATAGCAAAATCTGGAGCAAAAATGGTGATGGCAGTTTCTTGTGCCAAG GTTCCAAAGGTAACTATCATCATTGGTGGAAGCTTTGGTGCCGGCAATTATGCAATGTGTGGTCGTGCTTATAGTCCTGATTTCATGTACCTTTGGCCGAATGCCAAAATATCCGTGATGGGTGGTGCTCAG GCTGCTGGTGTCCTTGCTCAAATCGAAAGGggcaacaagaagaagaaaggaattGAG TGGgacaaggaagaagaggagaaattCAAGGCAAAGGTAGTGGAGGCTTATGAGAGAGAAGGGAACTCTTACTACTCCACAGCAAGGCTCTGGGATGATGGAATTATCGATCCAGCCGACACAAGAAAAGTCATCGGTCTCTCCATCTCCGCTTCGATGAACCGTGACCCCGAAGAAACCAAGTACGGTGTATTCAGAATGTAA
- the LOC137726563 gene encoding protein DJ-1 homolog C — protein MESLSPVLSPTAVKFCYPKLASTAASAATLPWFSFTSMASAQRRTPTSIHSAKPTKTLSATATTNPISVPPKKVLVPIGYGTEEMEAVIIVDVLRRAGADVTVASVEPQLQIEASCGTKLVADTSISSCSDQIFDLVALPGGMPGSVRLRDCAALQEITRRQAEESRLYGAICAAPAVALLPWGLLKRRQTTCHPAFMHKLPTFWAVKSNIQVSGGLTTSRGPGTSYGFALCLVEQLFGESVAKEIGESLLICPDDEKSKKEEFNNVEWSFDHIPRVLIPVANGSEDVEVVTIVDILRRAHVDVIVASVEKSVRILGSQGTKIIADKLIGVAAESTYDLIILPGGNAGAERLSKSRILKNLLKEQELAGRVYGAVCSSPAILHKQGLLKGKKATAHPSIVSKLTNEVINGTKVVIDGKLITSRGLSTVTDFALAIVSKLHGHARARSVAEGLVYDYPRS, from the exons ATGGAGTCTCTGTCTCCGGTTCTCTCACCGACCGCTGTGAAATTCTGCTATCCGAAGCTCGCTTCAACGGCTGCCTCCGCAGCCACTCTTCCTTGGTTCTCATTCACCTCCATGGCCTCTGCACAGAGAAGAACACCTACTTCAATACACTCTGCAAAACCCACGAAAACCCTCTCCGCAACAGCAACAACAAACCCAATTTCGGTGCCTCCCAAGAAG GTTCTGGTTCCAATTGGGTATGGGACGGAAGAAATGGAAGCTGTCATTATAGTTGATGTTCTGCGCCGAGCTGGTGCTGATGTTACCGTGGCCTCCGTGGAGCCGCAGCTCCAGATTGAAGCTTCTTGTGGTACTAAACTGGTTGCTGACACCTCCATTTCCTCGTGTTCCGATCAAATTTTTGATCTTGTGGCTTTGCCG GGAGGAATGCCGGGATCGGTGAGGCTAAGAGACTGTGCAGCACTCCAGGAAATTACAAGAAGGCAGGCTGAGGAAAGTAGGTTATATGGAGCCATATGTGCTGCTCCGGCAGTAGCACTTCTGCCATGGGGTCTTTTAAAGAGAAGGCAG ACTACTTGCCACCCTGCATTCATGCACAAGCTTCCGACGTTCTGGGCAGTCAAATCAAACATTCAGGTGTCAGGAGGACTCACAACAAGCCGTGGCCCTGGAACTTCTTATGGGTTTGCCCTGTGCCTAGTAGAACAGCTATTTGGGGAATCCGTTGCCAAGGAAATTGGAGAATCGCTG TTGATCTGTCCTGATGATGAGAAATCTAAAAAGGAGGAGTTTAATAACGTTGAATGGTCTTTTGATCACATCCCTCGA GTTCTGATTCCAGTTGCAAATGGATCTGAAGATGTTGAAGTAGTAACTATTGTAGATATTCTGAGACGAGCACATGTGGATGTTATAGTTGCTTCAGTTGAAAAATCTGTGCGGATTTTGGGATCTCAAGGCACCAAAATCATTGCTGACAAGTTGATTGGTGTTGCTGCAGAGTCAACATACGACTTAATCATTCTTCCG GGAGGAAATGCTGGGGCTGAGCGGCTAAGCAAATCTAGGATTCTAAAGAACCTCCTCAAAGAACAAGAACTAGCTGGAAGAGTATATGGAGCGGTCTGTTCGTCGCCAGCAATCCTACATAAACAAGGCTTATTGAAG GGTAAGAAAGCCACCGCTCATCCTTCCATTGTAAGCAAACTCACAAACGAAGTGATAAATGGCACCAAAGTAGTTATCGATGGTAAACTGATTACAAGCAGAGGACTTTCTACCGTCACAGACTTTGCGTTAGCTATTGTGAGCAAACTACATGGTCATGCAAGGGCAAGAAGTGTTGCAGAAGGCCTCGTTTATGATTACCCGAGGAGTTAG
- the LOC137723607 gene encoding uncharacterized protein gives MKNPHVPPPRPLYKQISWSPDTIREETWQRRKSISGTRRLVRSKSVSGDDLEELKACIELGFGFDLPDVDPKLSDTLPALEFYHDVNKQCSKSLLTDSGDAEEVKTRLRQWAKLVACSVRESSSSSIESQK, from the exons ATGAAAAACCCCCACGTACCACCGCCTCGCCCTCTCTACAAGCAGATTTCGTGGTCGCCCGACACGATCCGGGAAGAGACGTGGCAGCGTCGTAAGAGCATTTCTGGCACGCGCCGCCTTGTTCGTAGCAAAAGCGTTTCCGGCGATGATTTGGAGGAGCTGAAGGCCTGTATTGAGCTCGGATTCGGGTTCGATTTACCCGACGTCGACCCGAAACTATCCGATACTTTACCTGCTTTGGAGTTTTACCACGATGTAAATAAGCAGTGCAGTAAGAGCTTGTTAACAG ACAGTGGCGATGCGGAGGAGGTGAAGACGAGATTGCGGCAGTGGGCCAAGTTGGTCGCTTGCTCCGTTCgggaatcatcatcttcttccatcgaatctcaaaaataa